TCGGAGGGAGAGAATCTCAGCGCTTCAAGAAGAGCAAGATGAGAATCAGTATAATCCTTATCTCTCGGAAAACGAACAATTTTAACACCAGCGCCTTCGAAATAAAGCAACGCTTCTGCTGAAATCGAATCCATATCGCCGATCAAAATGTCAGGTTTTATTCCCCAAGCGTATAGATAGTTTCCACCCCCGTC
This genomic window from Synergistota bacterium contains:
- a CDS encoding thiamine diphosphokinase — translated: MKILIFTYGDYKNERLYKSLLEEADLIICADGGGNYLYAWGIKPDILIGDMDSISAEALLYFEGAGVKIVRFPRDKDYTDSHLALLEALRFSPS